A part of Curtobacterium sp. MCLR17_036 genomic DNA contains:
- the fliG gene encoding flagellar motor switch protein FliG, giving the protein MSLVPIGGGSGPQAERTLSGAQKVALILMQMETDRAAEVMKQFTELEAEEISAEIVRMRRVDDSVVDQTMSEFHRLTTSGRLQKRGGKDTALGLLEASFGAERAAGVMDRLASNLAGQSFDFLDDAEPGQVISLLEGELPQTIALVLAHLAPGQASAVLAGVDDRVRTDVAQAFATMGSATPEAVGIVAGVLRQRAGAVVSPRESVEVVGGIAPLVDIINRSDVATEKAVLDGLEARDPELAEDIRSRMLTFEDIVKLEARDIQQVLRGIDSKLLATAMKGAAGPVVETIRANVSERNRSLLDDELQAMGPVRVSQVEEARAEVVRSVRELEAQGVVTVHRAEEDELVD; this is encoded by the coding sequence GTGAGCCTCGTCCCGATCGGCGGCGGCTCCGGCCCGCAGGCCGAGCGCACGCTCTCCGGCGCCCAGAAGGTCGCCCTCATCCTCATGCAGATGGAGACCGACCGCGCCGCCGAGGTGATGAAGCAGTTCACCGAGCTCGAGGCCGAGGAGATCTCGGCCGAGATCGTCCGGATGCGCCGCGTCGACGACAGCGTCGTCGACCAGACGATGTCCGAGTTCCACCGGCTCACGACGAGCGGGCGGCTGCAGAAGCGCGGCGGCAAGGACACGGCGCTCGGCCTGCTCGAGGCGTCCTTCGGCGCCGAGCGCGCCGCGGGCGTCATGGACCGGCTCGCCTCGAACCTGGCCGGCCAGTCGTTCGACTTCCTCGACGACGCCGAGCCCGGCCAGGTCATCAGCCTGCTCGAGGGCGAGCTGCCGCAGACCATCGCCCTCGTCCTGGCGCACCTCGCGCCCGGACAGGCCAGCGCCGTGCTCGCCGGCGTCGACGACCGGGTCCGGACCGACGTCGCGCAGGCGTTCGCGACCATGGGCAGCGCCACCCCGGAGGCGGTCGGCATCGTCGCCGGGGTCCTCCGGCAGCGCGCCGGCGCCGTCGTGTCGCCGCGCGAGAGCGTCGAGGTCGTCGGGGGCATCGCGCCGCTCGTCGACATCATCAACCGCTCCGACGTCGCCACCGAGAAGGCCGTGCTCGACGGGCTCGAGGCCCGCGACCCGGAGCTCGCCGAGGACATCCGCTCGCGCATGCTCACCTTCGAGGACATCGTCAAGCTCGAGGCCCGCGACATCCAGCAGGTCCTGCGCGGCATCGACTCGAAGCTCCTCGCCACCGCGATGAAGGGCGCCGCCGGCCCGGTCGTCGAGACCATCCGCGCGAACGTCTCCGAACGCAACCGCTCGCTCCTCGACGACGAGCTGCAGGCCATGGGGCCGGTGCGTGTCTCGCAGGTCGAGGAAGCACGCGCCGAGGTCGTCCGCTCCGTGCGCGAGCTCGAGGCCCAGGGCGTCGTGACCGTGCACCGCGCCGAGGAGGACGAGCTCGTTGACTGA
- a CDS encoding FliI/YscN family ATPase, protein MTATLLRPRGLDDALRLAVPQRVGVVTSAVGLGLTVAGLEASVGEVVLVGPEDGEQTAVEVVATDGSGVRCMPLGRLTGVTTGTPARPTGRPVLVPTGAGLFGRVLDGLGRPIDGRGPLTAPDGGPVALVPLDHATPDAMARTRIDTPMQLGVRVLDTLTTVGRGQRMGLFAGSGVGKSSLLSMIARGSDAAVNVIALVGERGREVREFLEDDLGAEGLARSIVVVSTSDEPALMRLRAAFVATRIAESFRDAGQDVVLMMDSLTRVAMAQREIGLSVGEPPATRGYPPSTFSVLAGLLERAGTDRVGSITGMYTVLVDGDDHNEPIADAARSILDGHVVLDRKLAITGHFPSVDALGSVSRVASKVTDPAQRAAATTLRKVMAARRAAQDLLDVGAYQRGTNPLVDAAVDHQGAIDAFLQQGMDERATASSSWQRLGGLVQQLGVA, encoded by the coding sequence GTGACCGCGACCCTGCTCCGTCCCCGCGGCCTCGACGACGCCCTCCGCCTCGCCGTCCCGCAGCGGGTCGGCGTCGTGACGAGCGCCGTCGGCCTCGGCCTGACCGTCGCGGGCCTCGAGGCCTCCGTCGGCGAGGTCGTCCTCGTCGGGCCCGAGGACGGCGAGCAGACCGCCGTCGAGGTCGTCGCCACCGACGGTTCGGGCGTGCGCTGCATGCCCCTCGGCCGCCTGACCGGCGTCACCACCGGCACCCCGGCGCGCCCGACCGGCCGCCCCGTGCTCGTGCCGACCGGCGCCGGACTGTTCGGCCGGGTGCTCGACGGCCTCGGCCGACCGATCGACGGCCGCGGGCCGCTGACGGCTCCGGACGGCGGGCCGGTCGCGCTCGTGCCGCTCGACCACGCCACCCCGGACGCGATGGCCCGCACCCGCATCGACACCCCGATGCAGCTCGGCGTGCGCGTGCTCGACACCCTGACCACGGTCGGTCGCGGACAGCGCATGGGCTTGTTCGCCGGCTCCGGCGTCGGCAAGTCGTCGCTGCTGTCGATGATCGCGCGCGGGAGCGACGCGGCCGTCAACGTCATCGCACTCGTCGGCGAGCGCGGTCGCGAGGTCCGTGAGTTCCTCGAGGACGACCTCGGCGCCGAGGGGCTCGCCCGCTCGATCGTCGTCGTCTCGACCTCGGACGAGCCCGCCCTCATGCGCCTGCGCGCCGCGTTCGTCGCGACCCGGATCGCCGAGTCGTTCCGCGACGCCGGCCAGGACGTCGTGCTCATGATGGACTCGCTCACCCGCGTCGCGATGGCGCAGCGCGAGATCGGCCTGTCGGTGGGGGAGCCGCCGGCGACCCGGGGCTACCCGCCGTCGACCTTCTCGGTGCTCGCCGGGCTGCTCGAACGCGCCGGGACGGACCGGGTCGGCAGCATCACGGGCATGTACACGGTGCTCGTCGACGGCGACGACCACAACGAACCGATCGCGGACGCGGCCCGCAGCATCCTGGACGGGCACGTCGTGCTCGACCGCAAGCTCGCGATCACCGGACACTTCCCGTCGGTCGACGCCCTCGGGTCGGTCTCGCGCGTCGCGTCGAAGGTCACCGACCCGGCGCAGCGCGCCGCCGCGACGACGCTCCGGAAGGTCATGGCCGCGCGCCGCGCCGCCCAGGACCTGCTCGACGTCGGCGCCTACCAGCGCGGGACGAACCCCCTCGTGGACGCAGCGGTGGACCACCAGGGCGCGATCGACGCGTTCCTGCAGCAGGGCATGGACGAGCGGGCCACGGCGTCGTCGTCGTGGCAGCGGCTCGGCGGCCTCGTGCAGCAGCTGGGGGTGGCGTGA
- a CDS encoding flagellar FliJ family protein, with protein MARRFPLAGLLRLRHAEQDRAAASLATANERVRDAADARIAARRSLADTEGTQPIQDAATLSAVAAARAATRGMLEELDAVVRTRQADADHAQQAYTAARRAAVGLEKLEGKHVEQQAAEELRVEQDALDEIAARRRTEGGAR; from the coding sequence ATGGCCCGCCGCTTCCCACTCGCCGGGCTCCTGCGCCTGCGGCACGCCGAACAGGACCGTGCCGCGGCGTCGCTCGCCACCGCGAACGAGCGGGTGCGCGACGCCGCCGACGCCCGGATCGCCGCCCGTCGCAGCCTGGCCGACACCGAGGGCACGCAGCCGATCCAGGACGCCGCCACCCTGAGCGCCGTCGCCGCGGCCCGCGCCGCGACCCGGGGGATGCTCGAGGAGCTCGACGCCGTCGTCCGCACCCGTCAGGCCGACGCCGACCACGCCCAGCAGGCGTACACCGCCGCGCGCCGCGCTGCGGTCGGCCTCGAGAAGCTCGAGGGCAAGCACGTCGAACAGCAGGCAGCCGAGGAGCTCCGCGTCGAACAGGACGCCCTCGACGAGATCGCGGCACGCCGCCGCACGGAAGGTGGTGCTCGGTGA
- a CDS encoding C40 family peptidase: MSVEAVLSRISEIRSQIDSLRGTPAVAPSSTAGSSSTAASSSAFADALATATDGGAGAGVGSTAAGPAAATATRTPATSVDAGKDTLATGSGATGSDVVADAKKYLGVPYVFGGTTTSGMDCSGLVQTVFKDLGVTMPRVVPDQARMGVEVGSLRDAQPGDLIVPKGEQHVVIYVGDGKVLHAPRPGKDVRIVDNWYSDADIATIRRIVPAQPSAATAATAATAGTAARSATDLQTAALLSMMQSGSAA, from the coding sequence GTGAGCGTCGAGGCCGTGCTCTCCCGGATCTCCGAGATCCGGTCCCAGATCGACTCCCTGCGGGGGACGCCGGCCGTCGCGCCGTCCTCGACCGCCGGGTCGTCGTCCACCGCCGCGTCGTCGAGCGCCTTCGCCGACGCGCTGGCGACCGCGACCGACGGCGGGGCCGGCGCGGGTGTCGGGTCGACCGCCGCGGGTCCGGCCGCCGCCACCGCGACCAGGACCCCGGCGACCTCGGTCGACGCGGGCAAGGACACCCTGGCCACCGGCAGCGGCGCCACCGGGTCCGACGTGGTGGCCGACGCGAAGAAGTACCTCGGCGTGCCGTACGTGTTCGGCGGCACGACCACGTCGGGGATGGACTGCTCGGGCCTCGTGCAGACGGTCTTCAAGGACCTCGGCGTCACGATGCCCCGGGTCGTGCCGGACCAGGCACGGATGGGCGTCGAGGTCGGCTCCCTGCGCGACGCGCAGCCCGGCGACCTCATCGTGCCGAAGGGCGAGCAGCACGTCGTCATCTACGTCGGCGACGGGAAGGTGCTGCACGCGCCGCGCCCCGGCAAGGACGTCCGGATCGTCGACAACTGGTACTCCGACGCCGACATCGCGACCATCCGCCGCATCGTCCCCGCACAGCCGTCCGCCGCGACGGCAGCGACGGCAGCGACCGCGGGCACCGCGGCGCGGAGCGCCACCGACCTGCAGACCGCCGCGCTGCTGTCCATGATGCAGTCCGGGAGCGCCGCTTGA
- a CDS encoding flagellar hook-length control protein FliK, which produces MTISTQPAAPAPTGAGRPTVDPADGGSFDAALSAAVATDRRGADHGADHGADRRGDRAAGRSAQPTPGRDDSAPEPDGVDPGAVPPLTLVPVALVPVLSASAPAEVTADTLETTTTTTASTVTAPSPASTALAALLPTSDESTDAPTAPSTTQSTDPSTAAGAVRAAEPSVTTAAPATTAQARPAGPVIAAAAAAAPAVAVGTAAPAPTPTPASTPAPASTPLGGAVPTAAAAPAAPAASADEAVASTVPAASPDRPGVGTGVPAATATTVAAAGAVPSRPTTPAVVTDTAGPTPSSAPSATTAGPVVAPAADAADASGARTGSEDQPQRSTAGDQGLPTVPTARAAATTVASPAAPAPATTSAPVAQQLARPVFSLAQAGPGEHVVTVQLTPDALGPVTVRAHVTTHGMHVELFAASDAGRDAVRQVLPDLRRDAAGSGAATTLDLSSQNHPDTSPGRDQRPAAGPPRAETGLEARATPRTQPTTTTPSVRTAGLDVLA; this is translated from the coding sequence ATGACCATCAGCACCCAGCCCGCCGCGCCGGCCCCCACCGGTGCGGGACGCCCGACGGTGGACCCGGCGGACGGCGGCTCGTTCGACGCCGCGCTGTCCGCCGCCGTGGCGACCGACCGCCGCGGTGCCGACCACGGCGCTGACCACGGCGCCGACCGCAGGGGCGACCGCGCCGCGGGCCGCTCCGCGCAGCCGACGCCGGGGCGCGACGACAGTGCTCCGGAGCCGGACGGCGTCGACCCGGGGGCGGTGCCGCCGCTGACGCTGGTGCCCGTCGCGCTCGTCCCCGTCCTGTCGGCGTCCGCCCCGGCCGAGGTCACCGCGGACACGCTCGAGACGACGACGACGACGACAGCGTCGACCGTGACCGCGCCCTCGCCGGCGTCGACCGCTCTCGCCGCGCTCCTGCCGACATCGGACGAGTCGACGGACGCTCCGACTGCCCCGTCGACTACCCAGTCGACCGACCCGTCGACCGCGGCCGGGGCCGTCCGCGCGGCGGAGCCCTCCGTGACCACCGCGGCCCCGGCGACCACGGCCCAGGCTCGTCCCGCCGGCCCGGTGATCGCTGCGGCTGCGGCTGCGGCTCCGGCCGTGGCCGTCGGTACCGCAGCACCGGCGCCGACACCGACGCCGGCCTCGACACCGGCGCCGGCCTCGACACCCCTCGGCGGTGCGGTGCCCACGGCCGCCGCCGCACCGGCCGCACCGGCCGCATCGGCCGACGAGGCGGTGGCGTCGACCGTCCCCGCGGCCTCCCCGGACCGGCCCGGCGTCGGTACCGGCGTGCCCGCCGCCACAGCGACCACGGTCGCGGCCGCCGGAGCCGTCCCCTCCCGGCCGACGACCCCCGCGGTCGTGACCGACACCGCCGGGCCGACCCCGTCCTCCGCACCCAGCGCGACCACCGCCGGTCCCGTCGTCGCACCGGCAGCCGACGCTGCCGACGCGAGCGGCGCCCGGACCGGCTCCGAGGACCAGCCGCAGCGGTCGACGGCGGGCGACCAGGGCCTCCCGACCGTCCCCACCGCCCGCGCTGCCGCGACCACCGTCGCCTCGCCCGCCGCACCCGCGCCGGCCACGACGTCCGCGCCGGTCGCGCAGCAGCTCGCCCGACCGGTCTTCTCGCTCGCCCAGGCCGGGCCCGGCGAGCACGTCGTGACGGTGCAGCTCACGCCGGACGCCCTCGGACCGGTCACGGTCCGCGCCCACGTCACCACCCACGGCATGCACGTCGAGCTGTTCGCCGCCTCGGACGCGGGCCGCGACGCGGTCCGGCAGGTCCTGCCGGACCTGCGCCGCGACGCCGCCGGCAGCGGGGCCGCCACCACGCTCGACCTGTCGTCGCAGAACCACCCCGACACGTCCCCGGGTCGCGACCAGCGCCCGGCCGCCGGCCCGCCCCGTGCGGAGACCGGCCTGGAGGCACGGGCCACCCCGCGCACCCAGCCCACCACCACGACACCCAGCGTCCGCACCGCGGGACTCGACGTCCTCGCCTGA
- a CDS encoding flagellar hook capping FlgD N-terminal domain-containing protein, whose protein sequence is MPVDGITGSVDQATQAAALAANASNQKSQTMDSEVFMKLLVTQLRNQDPSSPMDTNQMISQQTQLAMMEQITNQTTTGNENFSLQMRIAAANLVGKQVSYTDADSGKSVTGTASAVSYAKSVPTVTVNGKEVALDVISGITTTTAP, encoded by the coding sequence ATGCCCGTCGACGGCATCACCGGCAGCGTGGACCAGGCCACGCAGGCAGCGGCCCTCGCCGCGAACGCGAGCAACCAGAAGTCCCAGACGATGGACTCCGAGGTGTTCATGAAGCTGCTCGTCACGCAGCTGCGGAACCAGGACCCGTCCTCGCCGATGGACACGAACCAGATGATCAGCCAGCAGACGCAGCTCGCGATGATGGAGCAGATCACCAACCAGACCACGACGGGGAACGAGAACTTCTCGTTGCAGATGCGAATCGCCGCCGCGAACCTCGTCGGCAAGCAGGTGAGCTACACCGACGCCGACTCGGGGAAGTCCGTCACCGGGACCGCCTCGGCCGTGTCGTACGCGAAGAGCGTGCCCACGGTCACCGTGAACGGGAAGGAGGTCGCCCTCGACGTGATCTCCGGCATCACCACCACCACGGCCCCCTGA
- a CDS encoding flagellar hook protein FlgE, with protein MLRSLYSGISGLRSHQQMLDVTGNNIANVNTVGFKSSTTVFQDTLSQMTQGAGGPQTGIGGTNPAQIGLGVQVAGVSTNFAQGSAQATGKATDLMISGDGFFVTRLGNDTVYSRAGAFDFDANGRLVTADGKIVQGYSATNGVVNEGGELSDIRLPLDAAAPATATTAATVSGNLPSDTPLNQTLNRDVTVYDQNGTKRTLSLAYTRTADGWNVSGSDGTGNPVRGAITFAADGSIASGSAMTVNGVRVDMTQLTGFAGLTTASISSQNGREAGALQGYSISKDGTVTGTFSNGASLALGRIALATFANPAGLEKTGASGYRATANSGQPAVGTPGSAGVGSLASGTLEMSNVDLSQEFTNLIVAQRGFQANARIITTSDEVLQELTNLKR; from the coding sequence ATGCTCCGCTCGCTCTACTCCGGCATCTCCGGCCTCCGCTCGCACCAGCAGATGCTCGACGTGACCGGCAACAACATCGCCAACGTGAACACCGTCGGCTTCAAGTCGTCGACCACCGTCTTCCAGGACACCCTGTCGCAGATGACCCAGGGTGCCGGCGGACCGCAGACCGGCATCGGCGGCACGAACCCGGCGCAGATCGGCCTCGGCGTGCAGGTCGCCGGCGTGTCGACGAACTTCGCGCAGGGCTCCGCGCAGGCCACCGGCAAGGCGACCGACCTGATGATCTCCGGCGACGGCTTCTTCGTCACCCGCCTCGGCAACGACACGGTCTACAGCCGCGCCGGCGCGTTCGACTTCGACGCGAACGGCCGCCTGGTCACCGCCGATGGCAAGATCGTGCAGGGCTACTCGGCCACGAACGGCGTCGTGAACGAGGGCGGCGAGCTCTCGGACATCCGCCTGCCGCTCGACGCGGCTGCCCCCGCGACCGCGACGACCGCGGCCACGGTGAGCGGCAACCTGCCGTCGGACACACCGCTCAACCAGACGCTCAACCGCGACGTCACCGTCTACGACCAGAACGGCACGAAGCGCACGCTGTCCCTCGCGTACACGCGCACCGCCGACGGCTGGAACGTCTCGGGCTCGGACGGCACGGGCAACCCGGTGCGCGGCGCGATCACCTTCGCGGCCGACGGCTCCATCGCCTCGGGGTCGGCCATGACGGTCAACGGCGTCCGGGTCGACATGACCCAGCTGACCGGCTTCGCGGGGCTCACCACCGCGTCGATCTCGTCGCAGAACGGCCGCGAGGCCGGCGCCCTGCAGGGCTACTCGATCTCGAAGGACGGCACGGTCACGGGCACGTTCTCGAACGGCGCGTCGCTCGCGCTCGGACGCATCGCCCTCGCGACGTTCGCCAACCCGGCCGGCCTCGAGAAGACCGGCGCCTCGGGCTACCGCGCCACCGCGAACTCGGGCCAGCCGGCCGTCGGCACGCCCGGCTCCGCCGGCGTCGGCTCACTCGCCTCGGGCACGCTCGAGATGTCGAACGTCGACCTGTCGCAGGAGTTCACGAACCTCATCGTCGCGCAGCGCGGGTTCCAGGCGAACGCCCGCATCATCACCACCTCGGACGAGGTGCTGCAGGAGCTGACGAACCTGAAGCGGTAG
- the mtnN gene encoding 5'-methylthioadenosine/S-adenosylhomocysteine nucleosidase, whose translation MLPHQRPIAVVIAAMSEEVAAFASLFDGTPVLDGPVGGHDDHHLLDIDGATVAVRRSGIGFTNATATVAHCFHDYGPGVPVISVGTAGGLMHGVAIGDVVVGDRYVNLNADATAFGYALGQVPGMPTGYAPDDRLLALARNADTEDRVLAATIGSSEVFVTEGRARLLRDAFPTVAAVDMESAAIAQFAHVHDMPFVSVRCISDLCAPDGDEFREHLDDAAARAARVVHDIVLGLTA comes from the coding sequence GTGCTCCCCCACCAACGCCCGATCGCGGTCGTCATCGCCGCCATGAGCGAAGAGGTCGCGGCCTTCGCCTCGCTCTTCGACGGCACACCGGTCCTCGACGGCCCGGTCGGCGGCCACGACGACCACCACCTGCTCGACATCGACGGCGCGACCGTCGCGGTGCGCCGCAGCGGCATCGGCTTCACGAACGCGACCGCCACCGTGGCGCACTGCTTCCACGACTACGGTCCCGGCGTGCCGGTCATCAGCGTGGGCACCGCCGGCGGGCTGATGCACGGCGTCGCGATCGGGGACGTGGTCGTCGGGGACCGCTACGTGAACCTCAACGCCGACGCGACGGCCTTCGGCTACGCGCTCGGCCAGGTGCCGGGCATGCCGACGGGCTACGCACCCGACGACCGGCTGCTCGCGCTCGCACGCAACGCCGACACCGAGGACCGGGTACTGGCCGCGACCATCGGCTCGAGCGAGGTCTTCGTCACCGAGGGCCGCGCCCGCCTGCTCCGCGACGCCTTCCCCACCGTCGCCGCGGTCGACATGGAGTCCGCGGCCATCGCGCAGTTCGCGCACGTGCACGACATGCCGTTCGTCTCGGTCCGGTGCATCAGCGACCTGTGCGCCCCCGACGGCGACGAGTTCCGCGAGCACCTGGACGACGCGGCTGCCCGGGCGGCCCGGGTCGTGCACGACATCGTCCTCGGCCTGACGGCCTGA
- a CDS encoding DoxX family protein, translating into MSQHVTTASVTARTLLRLALGAVLVSHGSQKLFGAFGGGGIEGTAQGMHAMGFRPGRRNAVLAGIGEAGSGAALALGLATPIAGAGAATTMGVASSVHTPNGFFNADGGLEFPAFLGFTAAMFALGGPGPVSLDHATRHVLDRPWLRAVALVAVPVAIAVQVTQRRRALASDPAPSGDAAGDQPDA; encoded by the coding sequence ATGAGCCAGCACGTCACCACCGCTTCGGTCACCGCCCGCACCCTGCTCCGCCTCGCGCTGGGGGCGGTGCTCGTCTCGCACGGCTCCCAGAAGCTCTTCGGCGCGTTCGGCGGCGGCGGGATCGAGGGGACCGCCCAGGGCATGCACGCCATGGGCTTCCGGCCCGGACGCCGCAACGCCGTGCTCGCGGGGATCGGCGAGGCCGGTTCCGGAGCGGCCCTGGCCCTCGGGCTCGCCACTCCGATCGCGGGCGCCGGGGCCGCCACGACCATGGGCGTCGCGTCGAGCGTGCACACGCCGAACGGGTTCTTCAACGCGGACGGCGGGCTCGAGTTCCCGGCGTTCCTCGGCTTCACGGCGGCGATGTTCGCCCTGGGCGGCCCCGGCCCGGTGTCGCTCGACCACGCGACGCGGCACGTCCTCGACCGGCCGTGGCTGCGCGCCGTCGCCCTCGTCGCGGTGCCGGTGGCGATCGCGGTGCAGGTCACGCAGCGGCGGCGGGCACTCGCGTCCGACCCCGCGCCGAGCGGCGACGCCGCCGGCGACCAGCCCGACGCGTAG
- a CDS encoding Na+/H+ antiporter, with protein MLGPELVVVLGLAIALTAGLADRLRVAPPVLLLVFGALLAFVPAFAHVELPADAVLLLFLPALLYWESLTTSLREIRKNLRGIVLMGTLLVVVTAGAVAVLLHLLGMPWGPAWVLGAAVAPTDATAVGVLTKMLPRRNVTVLRAESLVNDGTTLVVYGIAVAVTVGTQELTFWGVSGMLALSYLGGVAAGLAAAWVGTLVLRRVDTVVLENLVTLLVPFAAFLAAEAIGASGVLAVVAAGIVVSQVGPKLDRAETRQQVRAFWSFLTFLLNGALFVLVGIEAMVAARALEPRDLLRAGGIILAVAAVLVLVRFAFLNAAGGAVWVVTRRTGGAPREGHRDRLVSGFAGFRGAVSLAMAVAVPRTLESGSGFPDRDLIVFVTAGVVVVTIVGQALVLPAVLRAAALPEDESVGEERRYAERTAIEEALAALPRLARSAGADRATVERVRKDYEAHLDVIQAREEDDDDHPAVQRHDSAVALELALVQHKAATLLRLRDADEIDDLVLRQVRAGYDAEEARLGGITPP; from the coding sequence GTGCTGGGTCCTGAACTGGTGGTCGTGCTCGGCCTCGCAATCGCGTTGACGGCCGGGCTCGCCGACCGTCTGCGGGTCGCCCCGCCCGTGCTGCTCCTCGTCTTCGGCGCCCTGCTCGCCTTCGTGCCGGCGTTCGCGCACGTCGAGCTGCCCGCCGACGCCGTGCTGCTGCTCTTCCTGCCGGCGCTGCTGTACTGGGAGAGCCTCACCACGTCGCTGCGCGAGATCCGGAAGAACCTGCGCGGCATCGTGCTGATGGGCACCCTGCTCGTCGTCGTCACCGCGGGCGCGGTCGCCGTCCTGCTGCACCTGCTCGGCATGCCGTGGGGGCCGGCCTGGGTGCTCGGTGCCGCCGTCGCGCCGACCGACGCCACCGCGGTCGGTGTGCTCACGAAGATGCTGCCCCGGCGCAACGTGACGGTGCTCCGCGCGGAGAGCCTGGTCAACGACGGCACGACCCTCGTCGTCTACGGCATCGCGGTCGCGGTGACCGTCGGCACGCAGGAGCTGACCTTCTGGGGCGTGTCCGGCATGCTCGCGCTGTCCTACCTGGGCGGCGTCGCGGCCGGTCTCGCCGCCGCGTGGGTCGGCACCCTGGTGCTCCGACGGGTCGACACCGTCGTGCTCGAGAACCTCGTCACCCTGCTCGTGCCGTTCGCCGCGTTCCTGGCGGCCGAGGCGATCGGTGCCTCGGGCGTCCTGGCGGTGGTGGCGGCCGGGATCGTCGTGAGCCAGGTCGGCCCGAAGCTCGATCGTGCCGAGACCCGGCAGCAGGTCCGCGCGTTCTGGTCCTTCCTGACCTTCCTGCTGAACGGCGCACTGTTCGTGCTCGTCGGCATCGAGGCGATGGTCGCCGCCCGCGCGCTCGAACCCCGCGACCTGCTGCGCGCCGGCGGCATCATCCTCGCGGTCGCCGCCGTCCTCGTGCTCGTGCGCTTCGCCTTCCTCAACGCCGCGGGCGGTGCCGTCTGGGTCGTCACCCGCCGCACCGGCGGCGCCCCGCGCGAAGGGCACCGCGACCGCCTGGTGAGTGGCTTCGCCGGGTTCCGCGGGGCGGTGTCGCTCGCGATGGCCGTCGCCGTGCCGCGCACCCTCGAGTCCGGCAGCGGGTTCCCGGACCGCGACCTCATCGTCTTCGTGACCGCCGGCGTCGTCGTCGTGACCATCGTCGGGCAGGCGCTCGTGCTGCCCGCGGTGCTCCGGGCCGCCGCGCTGCCCGAGGACGAGTCCGTCGGCGAGGAGCGCCGGTACGCCGAACGGACGGCCATCGAGGAAGCGCTCGCCGCGCTCCCCCGCCTCGCCCGCTCCGCCGGTGCCGACCGCGCCACGGTCGAGCGGGTGCGCAAGGACTACGAGGCACACCTCGACGTCATCCAGGCCCGCGAGGAGGACGACGACGACCACCCCGCCGTCCAGCGGCACGACAGCGCCGTCGCCCTGGAACTCGCCCTCGTGCAGCACAAGGCGGCGACGCTGCTGCGCCTCCGCGACGCCGACGAGATCGACGACCTGGTCCTGCGGCAGGTGCGCGCCGGCTACGACGCGGAAGAGGCCCGGCTCGGCGGCATCACACCCCCGTGA